One genomic window of Triplophysa rosa linkage group LG11, Trosa_1v2, whole genome shotgun sequence includes the following:
- the bptf gene encoding nucleosome-remodeling factor subunit BPTF isoform X9 produces the protein MRGRRGRPPKTPLMQEPSSGPVRGLRPRRSLKPKHRGTSDEDFVSPKRGTHHHSSRGRRKARSAGSRGRGRGRGSGRGRGRRIASSGVVYDDHESDEDDEDAVSLRSEEDDFVEERLSEDEEEDEEEAAINDESDYLEELGEEDEDDASYCTESSHGSAAGRRRPRPRRPPSPILEQKEIPFLELPSSSEDLLIPNEQLLNASAIYEVLRSFSTVLRLSPFRFEDFCAALVAQEQCTLMAETHISLLKAILREEDTSNTTFGPADLKDSVNSTLYFIDGMTWPEVVRAYCESDPEYHHVLPDLEGEDYPFSPLESKVKVLQFLVDQFLTTNLAREELMSEGVIQYDDHCRVCHRLGDLLCCETCSAVYHLECVKPPLEEVPEDEWQCEICVAHKVPGATDCLTEFQKSRPYIRQEPIGYDRRQRKYWFLNRRIVVEEDGDDENKKTWYYSTKVQLGELLELLDKEYWENDLCSVLEEMREEIHSHMDITEELTNKARGNSRAYLTIANDVILDRLKTKQDAELEEVKRRVAEEAQKARQEAESGSGEPGGIDTMIPPNGSCSKQESSDGNSTNEQTSANATAGQADEEVQTGASETVATSKTDSQNPTGNVGSLSSTGEEKREGADGVKELAGKSSESDGHGEGSSGLMAEPPATADDNSCSSHFSISECLRDPEEPDLADRSSQSSLNSHEDAGDNKANGDGVKTGASRMVTRLRNPDSKLSQRRVMQDKDSSSQDGSKALKESSPLSFGMIKRDSSKQGVSCSFFKLGNEGKFRVYHNQYSTNTLALNKHQHREDHDKRRHLSHKFCMTPAGEFKWNGSLYGSKALIVSTLRLTIIQLENNVPAPFLHPNWASHRSNWIKAVQMCSKAREFALALAILECAIKPVVMLPMWKDSLGHTRLHRMTSVEREEKEKVKKREKKLEDEETMQQATWVKYTFPIKHQVWKQKGEEYRVTGYGGWSWVSKTHVHRFLPKLPGNTNVNYRKALEAAKKGTDNQAALSKTPKTSAKTDGNSSQSEAEKASVQNASLDSSEAQSSVEKDDVLKDEEVSEKVESKENENVVEKENVNEEEKKNEEVEENHDEKNGSVEKMDTSAPDSAENDDKADVTNTSNDSLVKVESFEGEVTKDRAPSDPKKSFWYDVVNVSEGFLQRTAYKKKVNASKLDGLLERRVKQFTLEEKQRLEKLKKTAVSKPSSETKESTLAAEEQKVKIEESIPETPKTSRTDGVAGLTIQEKDHVVKKLYFNQEEEQSGTNALGQNNNLDVRLSDSGVTKEHQKSPELEPKMVSRVAMSELNGNSQSLDTSLNLNAKPDKTVLEGVCPAPEETGTIIENNENNLSLKKTIPLQVNGKDGLVDSQCENLTENVNAKELTSCLGEEIKAISPKESVKSLTNGDATQECLKEWTNSSNPQVKSDGEKGVSNSDPDYLPPQKMLKLENTSQGTVDTSVSSIVPEPSSVASEPNSRPEVPSCNSKIEPMQVDEVKPLVSSPVQSAEESSLSSDITENSNSVGEITKVVTQVTTTTTTVSTESCKVLTSSASLASNNRLSVSTDCKTESSSTVSTLSSQTTMTVTKVTNSSQGALVTKECKTVVTETRTGPCGSTVTSMTVSHEYSTRDRVQLLKFSRTKKARSGTALPSYRKFVTKSSKKSIFVLPNDELKKLARRGGIREVPIFNYNAKPALDIWPYPSPRPTFGITWRYRLQTVRSLAGVSLTLRLLWACLRWDDMGVKPSPAVGTTRTETSDTDITTTEIIKRRDVGPYGIRSEYCIRKIICPLGVPDTPKETPTPQRKGLRSSALRPKKPEPAKQTGPVVIETWVAEEDLELWEIRAFTERVEREKTQASDPTKKRLEQQKPGGTSNTTTLTSTTNTPGSTPQKVVAGAVGGQVTPVPKVVMATKLGSPVTFQQNKNFQQSFASWVKQGQQGNAGLVQVQQKVVGIIPASTAGSAQSFPSFQPRTTTINIRPNTTTTTQQVITTGTPIRPGMTVTRSPLQQTTTLGKTIIRTPLMVQQGQVQQTVQTGTGSPAIGTPPRLSTPNQTQTPQTPSAPRPQQGQVKLTLAQLTQLTQGAQHGGSQGLTVVIQGQGQTTGQLQVIPQGVTVIPGPGQQLMQAAMPNGQVQRFLFTPMAPVATSAPATPCTTTSTITPSPVAPATPAAPTLPAVQPAPQPPPPTSLPIMPSQIAPTALTTAVPQPISSLQPRPPAQLRPPAQLRPQPQAPPQLAAPAPAPLPAMQMPQVTVATPLSQVATLPVAQVTQTTVTKVQPQIQLPPQLLSVPGLQQQVISHIQSQVAAQIQAQVQQVGTVAGIPQQIKLQLPIQIQQQGGGQVQTHQIQNLVTIQTTSVQEQLQRIQQLCEKQQQQKKKQQEAKREHCQQNSSQSDLLQKQVAQKQNVAIEQLKQKKTMTPAEREENQRMIVCNQVMKFILDKIDKDERQAAKKRKREESVEQKRTKQNASKLSALLFKHKEQLKADILKKRALLDKELQLQVQEELRRDLIKLRREKEKAQAVAAQAAAAAAHTHAGLSTYTPTVTSPSSAHKRKRDEERDAASKSKRKKMISTTSKDSKRDIKLYCVCKTPYDESKFYIGCDLCSNWYHGECVGITEKEAKKMDDYICAECKRAQEGSTEELYCICRTPYDESQFYIGCDRCQNWYHGRCVGILQSEATHIDEYVCPQCQSTEDAMTVLTPLTDKDYEGLKRILRSLQAHKMAWPFLEPVDPNDAPDYYGIIKEPMDLSTMEDRIQKRFYSKLTEFVADMTKIFDNCRYYNPSDSPFYQCAEFLESFFVQKLKAFKASRSHNNKLQSSAS, from the exons ATGAGGGGGAGACGAGGCAGGCCGCCCAAAACCCCGCTGATGCAGGAGCCCTCATCGGGGCCGGTGCGCGGTCTGAGACCCCGTCGGAGTTTAAAGCCGAAGCATAGAGGGACCTCGGATGAGGATTTTGTCAGCCCCAAACGAGGAACCCATCATCATTCGTCGCGAGGCCGGAGGAAAGCGCGATCCGCGGGTTCGAGGGGCAGGGGTAGAGGCAGAGGATCGGGCAGAGGCAGGGGACGGCGGATCGCCTCCAGCGGGGTGGTTTACGACGACCACGAAAGCGACGAAGACGACGAGGATGCGGTCAGTTTGAGGTCCGAGGAGGACGACTTCGTCGAGGAGCGTCTGTCGGAGGATGAAGAAGAAGACGAGGAGGAGGCGGCCATCAACGACGAGTCGGACTACCTGGAGGAGCTGGGGGAAGAGGATGAAGATGATGCGAGTTACTGCACGGAGAGCAGCCACGGCAGCGCCGCGG GTCGGAGAAGGCCAAGACCAAGACGGCCACCGTCTCCAATTCTGGAACAGAAGGAGATCCCGTTTTTGGAGTTGCCCAGTTCCTCCGAGGATCTTCTCATTCCCAACGAGCAGCTTCTCAACGCCTCTGCTATTTATGAGGTCCTGCGCAGTTTTAGCACCGTCTTGCGCCTCTCTCCGTTCCGGTTTGAGGACTTCTGTGCCGCTCTGGTAGCTCAAGAGCAGTGCACGTTAATGGCAGAGACGCATATCTCTCTGCTGAAAGCTATCTTACGAGAAGAGGACACTTCCAACACCACCTTCGGACCCGCAGACCTTAAGGACAGCGTCAACTCCACGCTCTACTTCATAGACGGCATGACCTGGCCAGAGGTAGTGCGCGCCTACTGCGAGAGTGACCCGGAGTATCACCACGTCCTACCGGACCTGGAGGGTGAAGACTACCCGTTCAGTCCTCTGGAGAGTAAAGTCAAGGTCTTGCAGTTCCTAGTCGACCAATTCCTCACCACCAACCTCGCCCGCGAGGAGCTGATGTCCGAGGGGGTCATTCAGTACGACGACCATTGTAGGGTGTGCCACAGACTGGGCGATTTGCTGTGCTGCGAGACCTGCTCGGCTGTGTATCACCTGGAGTGTGTGAAGCCACCTCTGGAGGAGGTGCCCGAGGACGAGTGGCAGTGTGAGATCTGCGTGGCACACAAAGTGCCGGGCGCCACAGATTGTTTGACGGAGTTTCAAAAGAGCCGTCCGTACATCCGACAGGAGCCAATTGGTTATGACCGGCGTCAGAGGAAATACTGGTTTCTTAACCGGAGGATTGTTGT AGAGGAGGACGGTGACGATGAAAATAAGAAGACGTGGTACTACAGCACTAAAGTCCAGCTGGGCGAGTTGTTGGAGCTTCTGGATAAGGAGTACTGGGAGAATGATCTCTGCTCTGTTCTGGAGGAGATGAGAGAGGAGATTCATTCTCACATGGACATTACGGAGGAGCTCACCAACAAGGCTCGTGGGAATAGCAGGGCGTACCTCACTATTGCCAATG aTGTGATTCTGGACCGTCTGAAGACCAAGCAGGACGCGGAGCTTGAGGAGGTGAAACGACGGGTGGCTGAGGAGGCTCAGAAGGCCAGACAGGAAGCAGAATCGGGCTCTGGTGAACCAGGAGGGATTGACACTATGATTCCTCCCAACGGATCATGTTCAAAACAAGAATCTAGTGATGGAAACTCAACGAATGAGCAGACGTCTGCAAACG CTACAGCCGGTCAGGCTGATGAAGAGGTTCAAACGGGTGCTTCTGAGACAGTCGCAACATCTAAAACCGACTCCCAGAATCCCACAGGGAATGTCGGGAGTTTGTCTTCCACTGGGGAGGAGAAGAGGGAAGGAGCGGATGGGGTGAAAGAGTTGGCAG GTAAAAGCTCAGAGTCTGATGGGCATGGTGAAGGGTCTTCTGGATTGATGGCTGAACCTCCTGCCACAGCAGACGACAACAGCTGCAGCAGTCATTTCTCCATCTCTGAATGCCTGCGAGATCCGGAAGAACCCGACCTGGCGGACCGGTCTTCGCAGTCTTCTTTAAACAGCCATGAAGACGCAG gTGATAATAAAGCTAATGGAGATGGTGTAAAGACGGGAGCCTCACGCATGGTTACGCGACTCCGCAACCCTGATAGCAAGCTAAGCCAACGCAGGGTCATGCAGGATAAAGACAGCAGTTCTCAGGATGGAAGCAAAGCACTTAAAGAG TCTTCGCCGCTGTCCTTCGGCATGATTAAGAGAGATTCATCGAAGCAGGGTGTAAGCTGCAGCTTTTTCAAACTGGGCAACGAGGGAAAATTCCGCGTCTACCACAACCAGTACAGCACTAACACGCTTGCGCTGAACAAACACCAGCACCGCGAGGACCACGACAAACGTAGACATCTCTCCCACAAGTTCTGCATGACCCCTGCTGGTGAATTCAAGTGGAATGGATCGCTCTACGGCTCAAAGGCGCTGATCGTGTCCACACTGAGGTTGACCATCATCCAGCTCGAGAACAACGTCCCTGCGCCATTTCTGCATCCAAACTGGGCCTCACACAG GTCAAACTGGATAAAAGCTGTTCAGATGTGCAGCAAGGCGAGAGAGTTTGCTTTAGCGTTGGCCATTCTTGAATGTGCAATCAAACCCGTGGTCATGCTCCCGATGTGGAAGGATTCTCTGGGTCACACGAG GCTTCATCGTATGACCTCTGTGGAGCGGGAAGAGAAGGAGAAggtgaaaaagagagagaaaaaactgGAGGATGAAGAGACCATGCAGCAGGCCACGTGGGTGAAGTACACGTTTCCCATCAAACACCAG GTGTGGAAGCAGAAGGGTGAAGAGTACAGGGTGACCGGGTATGGTGGCTGGAGCTGGGTGAGTAAAACGCACGTCCACCGTTTCCTCCCGAAGCTTCCTGGAAACACCAACGTCAACTACCGTAAAGCCCTCGAGG cAGCTAAAAAGGGAACAGACAATCAGGCTGCTCTCtcaaaaacaccaaaaacttCAGCTAAAACGGATGGAAATTCGTCTCAAAGTGAGGCTGAAAAGGCCAGTGTCCAAAATGCATCTCTGGATTCTTCAGAAGCACAATCGTCTGTGGAGAAAGATGATGTGTTAAAGGATGAAGAAGTGAGCGAAAAAGTTGAAAGTAAGGAGAATGAAAACGTTGTGGAAAAGGAGAATGtaaatgaagaagaaaaaaagaatgaagaAGTGGAAGAGAATCATGATGAGAAAAATGGATCTGTAGAAAAAATGGACACTAGTGCTCCAGACTCTGCTGAAAATGATGATAAAG CTGATGTTACAAATACTTCAAATGACTCGCTTGTCAAAGTAGAGTCTTTCGAAGGCGAAGTAACAAAGGATCGCGCTCCAAGTGATCCCAAGAAATCCTTCTGGTATGATGTTGTCAATGTCAGCGAGGGTTTCCTGCAACGAACGGCATACAAAAAGAAAGTCAATGCCTCAAAACTTGATGGCCTTTTGGAGAGGCGCGTCAAACAGTTCACCTTGGAGGAGAAGCAGAGGTTAGAGAAACTCAAGAAGACAGCTGTTTCTAAACCTTCTTCAGAAACCAAGGAGTCAACATTGGctgctgaagaacaaaaggtaaaGATTGAAGAAAGCATCCCTGAAACTCCAAAAACCAGCAGGACAGATGGGGTGGCAGGCCTAACTATACAGGAAAAAGATCATGTGgtcaaaaagctttattttaacCAGGAGGAAGAACAGTCAGGAACAAACGCTTTGGGACAGAATAATAACCTGGATGTCAGGTTAAGTGACTCTGGTGTAACTAAAGAACATCAGAAATCGCCAGAACTAGAACCCAAAATGGTCAGTCGAGTAGCAATGTCTGAGCTCAATGGAAATTCACAAAGTCTTGATACGAGTCTCAACTTAAATGCTAAACCAGATAAAACTGTTTTAGAAGGTGTGTGTCCTGCACCGGAAGAGACTGGCACTATCATTGAAAACAATGAGAATAACCTAAGCTTAAAAAAGACAATTCCCCTACAAGTCAATGGCAAAGATGGCCTTGTAGACTCGCAATGCGAGAATTTGACTGAAAACGTTAACGCCAAGGAGCTAACCAGTTGCCTTGGCGAGGAAATCAAAGCAATATCACCAAAGGAATCGGTGAAGTCGCTAACAAATGGTGACGCCACTCAAGAGTGTCTTAAAGAATGGACGAACAGCTCAAATCCTCAGGTGAAATCTGACGGAGAGAAAGGGGTTTCTAACTCTGACCCTGACTATCTACCACCTCAGAAAATGTTGAAGTTGGAAAACACCAGCCAGGGAACTGTAGACACTTCTGTTAGCTCCATTGTACCTGAACCTTCTTCAGTAGCTTCAGAACCAAACTCAAGACCCGAGGTGCCTAGTTGTAACTCAAAGATAGAGCCCATGCAAGTTGACGAAGTTAAACCTCTCGTTTCTTCCCCCGTCCAGTCGGCAGAAGAATCCAGTTTAAGCAGCGACATCACTGAAAACAGCAACAGCGTTGGGGAGATAACAAAAGTCGTTACTCAAGTCACCACGACTACAACCACAGTGTCTACAGAGTCCTGCAAGGTGTTGACCTCGAGTGCCAGCCTCGCTTCCAATAATAGGTTATCTGTGTCAACGGATTGTAAGACGGAGTCTAGTAGCACCGTCTCAACGCTCTCCTCTCAAACCACAATGACCGTCACCAAGGTTACAAACTCATCCCAGGGAGCCCTGGTAACAAAAGAGTGCAAGACCGTCGTCACAGAAACTCGAACAGGTCCTTGCGGGTCCACTGTGACCTCTATGACTGTGAGTCACGAATATTCCACCAGGGACAGAGTACAACTGTTAAAGTTCTCCCGCACCAAGAAAGCACGGTCCGGGACGGCCCTGCCCTCGTACCGCAAGTTTGTGACCAAGAGCAGCAAGAAGAGCATCTTCGTGCTTCCGAACGACGAGCTGAAGAAACTCGCGAGGCGCGGTGGCATTCGTGAAGTTCCCATTTTTAACTACAATGCCAAGCCGGCTTTAGACATCTGGCCCTATCCATCTCCACGTCCAACGTTTGGGATCACATGGAG ATATCGACTCCAGACTGTAAGGTCTTTGGCTGGAGTAAGCCTGACGCTACGACTGCTCTGGGCCTGCCTCAGATGGGATGATATGGGCGTGAAGCCCTCGCCCGCCGTAGGGACAACACGGACAG AAACATCTGACACCGATATCACCACCACTGAGATCATCAAGCGGCGAGATGTTGGGCCTTACGGAATCCGTTCAGAGTATTGCATCAGGAAGATTATCTGTCCCCTTGGAGTGCCTGATACTCCAAAAG AAACTCCGACACCACAAAGGAAAGGTCTACGTTCCAGTGCTCTAAGACCAAAAAAGCCAGAACCGGCTAAGCAGACGGGACCTGTTGTTATCGAAACCTGGGTGGCTGAAGAAGATCTAGAACTTTGGGAGATAAGAGCCTTTACAGAAAG GGTTGAGAGGGAAAAGACCCAAGCGTCTGACCCGACTAAG AAACGGTTGGAGCAGCAGAAACCTGGTGGCACCAGCAACACAACCACCTTAACCAGCACAACTAATACACCTGGATCCACTCCTCAGAAGGTGGTGGCGGGGGCCGTTGGCGGTCAGGTAACGCCAGTGCCAAAAGTGGTAATGGCCACCAAGCTGGGCTCTCCGGTGACATTCCAGCAAAACAAGAACTTCCAGCAGTCTTTCGCTTCCTGGGTCAAGCAGGGACAGCAAGGCAATGCAG GTTTGGTGCAGGTACAACAGAAGGTGGTGGGCATCATTCCAGCCAGCACGGCGGGCAGTGCTCAATCCTTCCCTTCATTCCAGCCTCGTACTACCACCATTAACATCAGGCCCAACACGACCACAACAACGCAGCAG GTCATAACAACTGGGACGCCTATCAGACCGGGAATGACAGTGACTCGTTCTCCCCTGCAACAGACCACCACTCTTGGAAAGACCATCATTCGCACACCGCTGATGGTTCAACAAG GTCAGGTGCAACAGACAGTGCAGACGGGTACAGGGAGTCCGGCAATAGGCACTCCTCCCCGCCTCTCTACACCAAACCAAACGCAGACCCCACAAACACCCTCTGCACCCCGGCCACAGCAGGGTCAGGTGAAACTCACCCTGGCTCAGCTCACGCAGCTCACCCAAGGGGCTCAG CACGGTGGGAGCCAAGGGTTGACCGTTGTGATTCAAGGACAAGGTCAAACCACAGGTCAGCTGCAGGTCATCCCACAGGGCGTGACGGTCATCCCGGGTCCAGGTCAACAGCTCATGCAGGCGGCCATGCCCAATGGCCAAGTCCAGCGTTTCTTATTCACACCCATGGCTCCTGTAGCGACGTCTGCACCCGCCACACCCTGTACGACAACCTCAACGATCACCCCGTCTCCGGTAGCCCCCGCCACCCCTGCAGCACCCACGCTACCAG CAGTTCAGCCTGCTCCACAGCCCCCACCTCCAACCTCACTTCCCATCATGCCATCACAAATAGCCCCCACCGCCCTTACCACCGCCGTTCCCCAACCGATCTCCTCTCTGCAGCCCCGCCCTCCCGCACAGCTCCGCCCTCCCGCACAGCTCCGCCCTCAACCACAAGCCCCACCCCAACTCGCAGCACCAGCCCCCGCACCCTTGCCTGCCATGCAGATGCCGCAGGTGacggtcgccacccctctgtcGCAGGTCGCCACCCTTCCCGTAGCTCAAGTGACTCAGACCACAGTAACCAAAGTCCAACCCCAGATCCAGCTCCCCCCGCAGCTCCTCAGCGTCCCCGGGCTTCAGCAGCAGGTCATCTCTCATATCCAGAGTCAGGTAGCGGCCCAGATTCAGGCTCAGGTCCAGCAGGTCGGGACCGTGGCTGGAATCCCCCAGCAGATCAAACTGCAGCTGCCTATTCAGATCCAGCAGCAGGGCGGAGGCCAGGTCCAGACGCACCAGATCCAGAACCTGGTGACGATCCAGACGACCAGCGTTCAGGAACAGCTCCAGCGCATCCAGCAGCTCTGCGAGAAACAGCAGCAGCAGAAGAAGAAACAGCAGGAGGCCAAGCGGGAGCACTGCCAGCAGAACTCGAGTCAGAGTGACCTGCTGCAGAAACAG GTGGCTCAAAAGCAGAATGTAGCCATTGAGCAGCTGAAACAGAAGAAAACTATGACTCCTGCTGAAAGAGAGGAAAACCAGAG AATGATCGTTTGTAACCAGGTGATGAAGTTCATCCTGGATAAAATCGACAAGGACGAGAGGCAGGCGGCCAAAAAGAGGAAACGTGAGGAGTCGGTGGAGCAGAAGCGCACCAAGCAGAACGCCAGCAAGCTTTCAGCTCTGCTCTTCAAACACAAGGAGCAGCTGAAGGCCGACATCCTGAAGAAGAGAGCTCTGTTAGATAAAGAACTCCAGCTGCAGGTGCAG GAGGAGTTGAGGAGAGATCTCATCAAACTGAGGAGGGAGAAGGAGAAAGCTCAGGCCGTGGCCGCACAAGCAGCTGCAGCCGCCGCCCACACGCACGCCGGCCTCTCTACGTACACGCCGACTGTCACCTCCCCCTCATCCGCACACAAACGCAAGCGGGACGAGGAGAGGGATGCGGCGTCCAAGTCCAAACGGAAGAAAATGATCTCCACTACCTCAAAGGATAGCAAGAGGGACATCAAGTTATACTGCGTCTGCAAAACACCCTACGATGAATCCAA ATTCTACATCGGTTGTGACCTCTGCTCTAACTGGTACCATGGGGAGTGTGTGGGAATCACAGAGAAAGAAGCCAAGAAGATGGATGACTACATCTGCGCAGAATGTAAACGTGCACAGGAGGGCAGCACGGAAGAGCTCTACTGCATCTGCAGAACTCCATACGACGAGTCACA GTTCTACATTGGTTGCGATCGCTGTCAGAACTGGTACCATGGTCGCTGCGTGGGCATCCTGCAGAGCGAAGCTACACACATCGACGAGTACGTGTGCCCGCAGTGCCAGTCTACAGAGGACGCCATGACAGTACTGACGCCGCTCACAGATAAAGACTACGAGGGTTTGAAGCGAATCCTGCGTTCCTTACAG GCCCATAAAATGGCATGGCCATTCCTGGAACCAGTAGATCCCAATGACGCGCCGGATTATTATGGGATCATCAAGGAACCAATGG ACCTGTCGACGATGGAGGACAGGATACAGAAGCGTTTTTACAGCAAGCTCACGGAGTTCGTAGCGGACATGACCAAAATCTTCGACAACTGCCGCTACTACAATCCCAGCGACTCGCCCTTTTACCAGTGTGCCGAGTTTCTGGAGTCCTTCTTTGTACAGAAACTAAAAGCTTTTAAAGCAAGCAG